In Bacteroides cellulosilyticus, the genomic stretch GTATTACTTTTGCCACGAAATTAAAAACAAAAAGAAAACGAAAGTATGAATTTGTTTACTTATACATATTACTTCTTTTTTTACTTTTACTTTAGCCAGAAAGTAGAGCGGGAGTTTGTATGTGTCAAGTGACAGTGATGCTTAAGAACTGAATAGAGAACTAAAGTAATATACTTAATCCCGCTCCATTGTATGGAAGCGGGATTTTTTTTTAAAGAAACAGTATGAAAAGAATAGCCATTCAAGGAACATTAGGGTCGTATCACGACATCGCTGCACACAAGTACTTCGAAGGAGAAGAAATAGAGTTAATCTGTTGCGCTACTTTTGAGGACGTGTTTGCAGCCGTGAAGAAGGACAGCAAGACCATAGGAATGTTGGCAATAGAGAATACCATTGCAGGTAGTCTGTTGCACAACAACGAGTTGCTGCGGCAGAGCGGGACACAAATCATAGGCGAATACAAACTACGCATATCACACAGTTTTGTCTGCCTGCCCGATGAGGACTGGAACGATCTGACGGAAGTCAACTCCCACCCCATCGCACTGATGCAATGCCGCGAGTTCCTTGCCCAACACCCGAAAATGAAAGTAGTGGAAGCGGAAGACACCGCCCTCAGCGCCGAAATCATCAAGCGGGAGAACCTGAAAGGACACGCCGCCATTTGCTCCAAGGCCGCTGCCGAGCGTTACGGCATGAAGGTGTTGCAGGAAGGCATCGAAACAAACAAGCACAACTTCACCCGTTTTCTGGTAGTTGCCGATCCTTGGCAAGTAGACGAAATACGCCGCCATCCGCACCCGGAGACCAACAAGGCAAGCATGGTATTCACACTGCCCCACACGGAAGGGAGCCTCTCGCAAGTACTGTCCATCCTTTCATTCTACAGCATCAACCTGACCAAGATACAGTCGCTGCCCATCATCGGACGGGAATGGGAATACCAATTTTACGTAGACATTGTTTTCGACAACCTACTGAGATATAAACAATCCATCGCGGCCATCACACCGCTAACCAAAGAACTTAAAATATTAGGCGAATATGCAGACGGAAAATCAAACATCTAAGATCAAGCCCGCCGACCGGTTGGCCAGCGTGAGCGAATACTACTTCTCCAAGAAGTTGAAAGAGGTGGCACAAATGAATGCCGAAGGAAAAGACGTAATCAGCCTCGGAATCGGCAGCCCCGACATGCCTCCCTCGGAAACAACCATACAGACCCTGTGCCGCGAAGCTCAAAACCCTGACGGACACGGCTATATGCCCTATGTAGGCATCCCCGAACTCCGCCGCAGCTTTGCCGCCTGGTATAAAAAATGGTACGGTGTGGAGTTGAATCCTAATACCGAGATACAGCCGCTCATCGGTTCGAAAGAAGGTATCCTGCACGTCACACTCGCCTTCGTCAATCCAGGCGAACAGGTACTAGTCCCCAATCCGGGCTACCCCACTTATACTTCATTGAGCAAGATACTGGGCGCGGAAGTCATCAACTACAACCTGAAAGAGGAAAGCGGCTGGATGCCCGACTTCGACGAACTGGAAAAGATGGACATGAGCCGCGTAAAACTGATGTGGACCAACTATCCGAACATGCCGACCGGAGCCAACGCCACCCCGGAACTTTATGCAAAACTGGTAGATTTTGCACGCCGTAAGGACATCGTGATTGTAAACGATAACCCGTACAGCTTCATCCTAAACGACCACCCCCTCAGCATTCTCAGTGTGCCGGGCGCCAAGGAGTGTTGCATCGAGTTCAACTCCATGAGCAAGAGCCACAATATGCCGGGCTGGCGTATCGGTATGCTGGCAAGCAACGCCGACTTTGTGCAATGGATACTGAAAGTGAAGAGCAACATCGACAGCGGTATGTTCCGCGCCATGCAACTGGCTGCCGCCAACGCCTTGGAAGCCGAACAGGAATGGTACGACGGAAATAACAAGAACTATCGCAACCGCCGCCATCTGGCAGGGGAAATCATGCATGCACTGGGATGTACATACGATGAAAAACAGGTAGGTATGTTCCTCTGGGGAAAAATTCCCGATAGCTGTGCCGACGTGGAAGAACTGACCGAAAAGGTGTTGCACAACGCACGCGTGTTCATCACACCGGGATTTATCTTCGGAAGTAACGGAAAACGGTATATCCGCATCTCGCTTTGCTGCAAAGACCATAAATTGGAAGAAGCATTGAAACGCATCAGGGAGATGAAGTAATATGTTTACAAAAAAGAAGTCTTGTAACACAAGCCACTCACCGTTTTAAAAAACGTGCCCGACGTTTTTAAAGAATAAGGGCAACGTTTTTAAAAAACGAGGCCTGTATTTATTAACACGTTCGAAAGGCTTTATCGACGGGGGTGCAGAGGGTTCAGGAGACACAGAAAAATATCTATACAACAAAAAATATAATTGAACAAAAATAAAAGAATATGGAACTTGAATTAGAATCGATTTTGCTGCCGGGTATTGAGGACAAACGTCCCATGGTAATTGCAGGTCCTTGCAGCGCCGAGACAGAAGAACAAGTAATGTGCACCGCCAAGCAACTGGCCGAAAAGGGAATGAAGATATTCCGTGCAGGAATCTGGAAACCGCGTACCAAACCGGGTGGTTTCGAAGGTGTAGGCGTAGACGGTCTGGCATGGCTGAAAGAGGTGAAGAAAGAAACCGGAATGTACGTTTCTACCGAAGTAGCCACTTCGAAGCATGTATACGAGTGTCTGAAAGCAGGTATCGATATCCTTTGGATTGGCGCACGCACCACTGCCAACCCGTTTGCCATGCAGGAAATTGCCGATGCACTGAAGGGTGTGGATATTCCTGTGTTTGTGAAGAACCCGGTAAACCCGGATCTGGAACTCTGGATCGGTGCCCTGGAGCGTATCAACAATGCCGGTCTGAAACGCCTGGCAGCCATCCACCGCGGTTTCAGCAGTTACGACAAGAAGTTGTACCGCAATCTGCCGCAATGGCATATCCCCATCGAGTTGCGTCGTCGCATCCCGAACCTGCCGATCATCTGCGACCCCAGCCACATCGGTGGTAAGCGCGAACTCATCGCACCGCTTTGCCAGCAGGCGATGGACCTCGGTTTCAACGGTCTGATTATCGAAAGCCACTGCAACCCCGACTGCGCATGGAGCGATGCTTCGCAGCAAGTGACTCCGGACGTACTGGATTACATCCTGAACCTACTCGTCATCCGTAAAGAGACCCAGACCACGGAAAACCTCAGCGAACTGCGCAAGCAGATTGACGAATGCGACAACAACCTGATGCAGGAACTTGCCAAGCGTATGCGTGTGGCACGTGAAATCGGTACGTTCAAGAAAGAACATGATATGACGATCCTGCAAACGGGACGTTATAATGAAATTCTGGACAAACGCGGTTCACAAGGTGTGCTTCTGGGCGTGGATTCGGAATTTATCAAGAAGGTATTCGAGCTGATACACGAGGAGAGTGTGAGGCAACAAATGGAAATAATTAATAAGTGACAAACTACAGGCTACAAACTACCAGTGGCTGCGCCATCATATCGCAGGATACTCGTAGCTTGTAGCTCGTAATTTGTAGCTAATAACACTAAATTTATGCGTATTTTAATACTCGGAGCCGGCAAGATGGGCTCTTTCTT encodes the following:
- a CDS encoding prephenate dehydratase, with amino-acid sequence MKRIAIQGTLGSYHDIAAHKYFEGEEIELICCATFEDVFAAVKKDSKTIGMLAIENTIAGSLLHNNELLRQSGTQIIGEYKLRISHSFVCLPDEDWNDLTEVNSHPIALMQCREFLAQHPKMKVVEAEDTALSAEIIKRENLKGHAAICSKAAAERYGMKVLQEGIETNKHNFTRFLVVADPWQVDEIRRHPHPETNKASMVFTLPHTEGSLSQVLSILSFYSINLTKIQSLPIIGREWEYQFYVDIVFDNLLRYKQSIAAITPLTKELKILGEYADGKSNI
- a CDS encoding pyridoxal phosphate-dependent aminotransferase → MQTENQTSKIKPADRLASVSEYYFSKKLKEVAQMNAEGKDVISLGIGSPDMPPSETTIQTLCREAQNPDGHGYMPYVGIPELRRSFAAWYKKWYGVELNPNTEIQPLIGSKEGILHVTLAFVNPGEQVLVPNPGYPTYTSLSKILGAEVINYNLKEESGWMPDFDELEKMDMSRVKLMWTNYPNMPTGANATPELYAKLVDFARRKDIVIVNDNPYSFILNDHPLSILSVPGAKECCIEFNSMSKSHNMPGWRIGMLASNADFVQWILKVKSNIDSGMFRAMQLAAANALEAEQEWYDGNNKNYRNRRHLAGEIMHALGCTYDEKQVGMFLWGKIPDSCADVEELTEKVLHNARVFITPGFIFGSNGKRYIRISLCCKDHKLEEALKRIREMK
- a CDS encoding bifunctional 3-deoxy-7-phosphoheptulonate synthase/chorismate mutase type II, with protein sequence MELELESILLPGIEDKRPMVIAGPCSAETEEQVMCTAKQLAEKGMKIFRAGIWKPRTKPGGFEGVGVDGLAWLKEVKKETGMYVSTEVATSKHVYECLKAGIDILWIGARTTANPFAMQEIADALKGVDIPVFVKNPVNPDLELWIGALERINNAGLKRLAAIHRGFSSYDKKLYRNLPQWHIPIELRRRIPNLPIICDPSHIGGKRELIAPLCQQAMDLGFNGLIIESHCNPDCAWSDASQQVTPDVLDYILNLLVIRKETQTTENLSELRKQIDECDNNLMQELAKRMRVAREIGTFKKEHDMTILQTGRYNEILDKRGSQGVLLGVDSEFIKKVFELIHEESVRQQMEIINK